A genome region from Candidatus Methylomirabilota bacterium includes the following:
- the rpoZ gene encoding DNA-directed RNA polymerase subunit omega translates to MSYVSWDDLKDKVDSKFRLVIIAAKRSRQLNHGARPLVQRKTVKPTYIALDELAAGRLEYEVKPLEEVTQAEAFAEAVKPMWFREIAPGGVVTEEAEIEEVPELEAVAPGEA, encoded by the coding sequence ATGAGCTATGTATCCTGGGACGACCTCAAGGATAAAGTCGACAGCAAATTTCGCCTGGTGATCATTGCGGCCAAGCGCAGTCGCCAGCTCAATCACGGGGCGCGCCCCCTGGTCCAACGGAAAACGGTGAAGCCGACCTATATCGCCCTGGATGAGCTGGCGGCGGGGCGGCTCGAGTACGAAGTCAAACCGCTCGAGGAAGTGACCCAGGCGGAAGCCTTTGCCGAGGCGGTGAAACCGATGTGGTTCCGGGAGATCGCCCCTGGGGGGGTCGTGACTGAAGAGGCGGAAATAGAGGAGGTGCCGGAGCTCGAGGCTGTGGCCCCTGGCGAGGCG
- the gmk gene encoding guanylate kinase, producing MEKPRWLVIVVSAPSGGGKTSLCEEAVRRIPDLVHSVSFTTRPPRSHEVNGRDYYFVNEATFERMVESGDFAEWARVHDHLYGTSKRLLEANMAAGKDVILDVDVQGAAQLRQQYPEGVFVFMLPPSWDMLEERLRARRSDASEEIERRLKKAREEIKCFNEYAYGIINDVLERAVGDLCAIIAGERCRSFRLDPQVREDLGI from the coding sequence GTGGAGAAACCCCGTTGGCTTGTCATCGTCGTATCGGCGCCTTCTGGGGGCGGAAAGACCAGTCTGTGTGAGGAGGCCGTTCGCCGGATCCCGGACCTCGTACACTCCGTCTCTTTTACGACCCGGCCCCCCCGGTCCCACGAGGTCAACGGCCGCGACTATTACTTCGTCAACGAGGCGACCTTTGAGCGCATGGTAGAGTCGGGGGATTTTGCGGAGTGGGCGCGTGTCCATGACCACCTGTACGGCACCTCCAAGCGTCTCTTGGAGGCCAACATGGCAGCAGGGAAGGACGTGATCCTGGACGTTGACGTCCAGGGGGCGGCCCAGCTCCGGCAGCAGTATCCGGAGGGCGTTTTTGTGTTTATGCTCCCCCCGTCCTGGGATATGCTAGAAGAACGCCTTCGGGCCCGGCGGAGTGACGCCTCCGAAGAGATCGAGCGCCGCTTGAAAAAGGCCCGGGAGGAAATCAAGTGTTTCAACGAGTACGCGTATGGGATCATCAACGATGTGCTTGAGCGGGCGGTTGGCGATCTCTGCGCCATCATTGCGGGAGAGCGGTGCCGGAGCTTTCGCCTGGATCCCCAGGTCCGGGAGGATCTGGGGATTTAA
- a CDS encoding DUF370 domain-containing protein, which translates to MATELLNVGFGNMVVASRIVTIVNPSSAPSKRLKDEAKEGRKLVDATNGRRTRSIVVTDSDHVILSAIQTETLAQRLTGVSGDRE; encoded by the coding sequence TTGGCGACCGAACTTCTCAATGTAGGCTTTGGAAATATGGTGGTCGCAAGTAGGATTGTTACCATCGTCAATCCGAGTTCTGCCCCGAGTAAGCGGCTCAAGGACGAGGCGAAGGAGGGCCGAAAGCTGGTGGATGCGACCAACGGGCGGCGCACCCGCTCTATTGTCGTCACGGATAGTGACCACGTGATCCTCTCGGCCATTCAGACAGAGACACTGGCTCAGCGCCTGACGGGAGTTTCGGGAGACAGGGAGTAG
- a CDS encoding YicC family protein encodes MVTIGSVPMLKSMTGYGRAEGATAPYLYTVEVQAFNHRFTDIRIRLPRALASLEHGLHREIRERVHRGRFDVQVTEKLSGEIPRTLRVDRGAIQQYVGALRELQRELDLRGEVTIEALIGVRDLVTLEASEVDVAEASVVLRQLIHAALDEVDSMRRREGENLGRNLELCVSQVEAGLATVEIRAPEVVEAYRSRVQERVKALLGAPLSDPDRLAQEAVLLAERSDITEECTRLKSHIQQFRTILQGTGPHGRRLDFLLQEMHREVNTLGTKAADPVISPVVVEMKADLERLREQVQNIE; translated from the coding sequence ATGGTTACCATTGGATCGGTTCCCATGCTCAAGAGCATGACCGGGTATGGTAGGGCGGAGGGTGCCACTGCCCCCTACCTCTACACCGTTGAAGTCCAGGCCTTTAATCACCGGTTTACCGACATCCGGATCAGGCTGCCGAGAGCCTTGGCGTCCCTCGAGCACGGGCTTCACCGGGAAATTCGCGAACGGGTGCATCGAGGCCGCTTTGACGTCCAGGTGACGGAAAAGCTGTCTGGCGAGATTCCCCGAACCTTGCGGGTCGACCGGGGAGCGATTCAGCAGTATGTCGGGGCACTCAGGGAGCTCCAGCGTGAGCTCGACCTGCGGGGGGAGGTCACGATCGAGGCGCTGATCGGGGTGCGCGATCTCGTGACCCTGGAGGCCTCGGAGGTCGACGTGGCGGAGGCGAGTGTCGTTCTCAGACAGTTGATCCACGCGGCTCTCGATGAAGTGGACTCGATGCGAAGAAGGGAGGGAGAGAATCTGGGGCGGAACCTCGAGTTGTGCGTGAGCCAGGTCGAGGCGGGACTCGCGACGGTGGAGATCCGAGCGCCGGAGGTGGTGGAAGCCTACCGCAGCCGGGTCCAGGAGCGCGTCAAAGCCCTTCTCGGTGCGCCGTTGTCCGATCCGGATCGGCTCGCGCAAGAGGCGGTGCTCCTCGCGGAGCGGTCCGACATTACCGAGGAGTGCACGCGGCTCAAGAGTCACATCCAGCAGTTCCGGACGATCCTCCAAGGGACGGGTCCCCATGGCCGCCGGCTGGACTTCCTATTGCAAGAGATGCATCGCGAGGTCAATACCCTCGGGACGAAGGCCGCGGATCCGGTCATCTCCCCGGTCGTGGTGGAGATGAAAGCAGATCTGGAGCGGTTACGGGAGCAGGTGCAAAACATCGAATGA
- a CDS encoding NFACT RNA binding domain-containing protein: MAEWKASQQRYVRLLRQRISRLKRRRDKILADLATAQRWEDLRRKGELLRVHRNRISRGLSEVALPDYYAGPGKSLTISLDPALPVDANAERYFKQARKVKRGRPIMERRLAETEADLKGWEAALERVIQIQTPEALEKASAAHGLTRLEPPPPKPRRADNTESALVPRRFVSTDGREILVGRSSAGNEHLTFRLARPHDLWLHIEDYRGSHVIVRNPKGQTVPPRTLREAAQLAAFFSKARNAGKVPVHYTAVRFVRRVKRGKPGTVLLTQEKAVVVTPDSAVVTNLGERAARSPDTSSHGIRRGRTR; the protein is encoded by the coding sequence ATGGCGGAGTGGAAAGCATCACAACAGCGATATGTCCGCCTTCTCCGGCAACGGATCAGCCGACTCAAGCGACGGCGAGACAAGATCCTGGCGGATCTGGCGACGGCGCAACGGTGGGAGGACCTTCGCCGGAAGGGGGAACTGCTCCGTGTCCACCGCAACCGCATTTCGCGCGGTCTGTCCGAGGTGGCCCTGCCCGACTACTACGCCGGGCCAGGGAAAAGCCTCACTATCTCCCTCGACCCGGCACTCCCCGTCGACGCCAACGCCGAGCGGTACTTCAAGCAGGCGCGCAAGGTCAAACGAGGACGCCCTATTATGGAGCGCCGGCTCGCCGAAACTGAGGCGGACCTCAAAGGCTGGGAAGCGGCCCTGGAGAGAGTCATACAGATCCAGACGCCTGAAGCCCTGGAGAAAGCGTCCGCGGCCCACGGCCTAACGCGGCTTGAGCCGCCACCCCCCAAACCGAGGAGGGCAGACAACACCGAATCGGCGCTCGTGCCCCGACGCTTTGTCTCGACCGATGGCCGGGAGATCCTGGTAGGACGAAGTTCCGCCGGCAACGAACATCTCACCTTTCGCCTGGCCCGGCCTCACGACCTCTGGCTGCACATCGAAGATTATCGTGGGTCTCACGTGATCGTCCGGAACCCCAAGGGTCAGACGGTCCCCCCGCGCACCTTGCGAGAGGCCGCGCAGCTCGCCGCCTTTTTCAGCAAGGCCCGCAACGCCGGCAAAGTGCCGGTCCACTACACCGCTGTCCGGTTCGTCAGGCGGGTGAAAAGAGGCAAGCCCGGAACGGTCCTCCTCACCCAGGAGAAAGCGGTCGTAGTCACTCCCGATTCAGCAGTGGTGACCAATCTCGGCGAAAGAGCGGCGAGAAGCCCGGATACGAGTTCTCACGGCATTCGAAGAGGCCGTACACGATGA
- a CDS encoding Ppx/GppA phosphatase family protein, producing MTRYAAIDVGTNTIRLLVADAQDTATYRPIFQEQVITRLGERLQETGVLGAGAVERTIVVLQRFTQTAKKLGAEKVVAVATSAAREAKNQREFLDKVRREAGIELQVASEEVEATLTALGVSHALGPAWSNMLIIDIGGGSTEFIFVEQSKFAGHLSLPIGVVKITEAFLKGDPPPVDELEAASSSLRETLSQVPASLDIPQGGTLVGTAGTPTTLAAIDLGLATYDAERVTGHRLSRGRIEQLLEHLCSLPLAERRQIVGLEPARADVIMAGILLTREIMMLFGFDELTVSDGGLREGILLHHLAQRNPRS from the coding sequence ATGACGAGGTACGCAGCGATTGATGTGGGGACGAACACCATCCGTCTCTTGGTGGCTGATGCGCAGGATACCGCAACGTATCGCCCCATTTTTCAGGAACAGGTCATCACCCGGCTCGGCGAGCGGCTCCAGGAGACCGGCGTGCTGGGGGCAGGAGCGGTAGAGCGGACGATCGTGGTCCTCCAACGATTTACCCAGACTGCCAAGAAGCTGGGAGCGGAGAAAGTAGTCGCGGTCGCCACCAGCGCAGCTCGGGAAGCCAAGAACCAGCGGGAGTTCCTCGACAAGGTGCGGAGAGAGGCGGGGATCGAGCTACAAGTCGCCTCAGAAGAAGTCGAGGCAACCTTGACCGCCCTTGGGGTATCCCATGCGCTGGGACCCGCATGGTCCAACATGCTGATCATTGATATCGGCGGTGGCAGCACCGAGTTTATCTTTGTTGAGCAGTCGAAATTCGCTGGACACCTGAGCCTCCCCATCGGGGTCGTCAAGATCACCGAGGCCTTCCTCAAAGGCGATCCGCCCCCTGTGGATGAACTGGAAGCCGCGTCCAGCTCCCTTCGAGAAACCCTCAGCCAGGTTCCTGCATCCCTGGACATACCACAAGGAGGTACCCTCGTCGGGACCGCGGGCACGCCCACGACACTCGCCGCAATAGACCTTGGCCTTGCGACGTATGATGCGGAGAGGGTGACCGGCCACCGTCTCTCCCGAGGCAGAATCGAGCAGCTCTTGGAGCATCTCTGCTCTCTCCCCCTCGCCGAACGTCGTCAGATCGTAGGTCTCGAGCCGGCTAGAGCCGATGTGATCATGGCGGGCATTCTTCTAACCCGTGAGATCATGATGCTCTTTGGTTTTGATGAGCTGACCGTGAGCGATGGGGGACTTCGTGAGGGCATCCTCCTCCATCATCTCGCACAACGTAATCCCCGATCATAG
- a CDS encoding MBL fold metallo-hydrolase — MYFKQILDERCGCASYLVASRQSHEAAIVDPPIDTQQHEELLRERNFQLRYVIDTHVHADHVSGARKLRADHGAELCLHELAQVVYPFRPLKDGEELAMGQLRLRVLYTPGHRQELISVLIINPPRSPEPSMVLTGDSLLVGDVGRPDFGGGDAAVQYDSVTRLLRLPDWVAVFPGHFEGPCGRGMCGRPNTTIGFERLYNPLARLDRGAFVATLLDTVPARPLNMTAIEATNRGVADVPWAMLATNPAVNEINIDALETRPPEALVLDVREPQEYQHGHVPGAINIPQADLASRLDEVPRDRPVITICQGGVRSLRAAQFLIQVGIDRVASVKGGTAAWRRASKAVAVGDTSVEEPRVTETEWMHAGARPSHPT, encoded by the coding sequence ATGTATTTTAAGCAGATCCTCGATGAACGGTGTGGTTGCGCGTCCTATCTGGTAGCGTCTCGACAGTCGCATGAGGCGGCGATCGTCGATCCGCCAATCGATACGCAGCAGCACGAAGAACTGTTGCGCGAGCGCAACTTTCAGTTGCGCTACGTGATCGATACGCATGTGCACGCGGACCACGTGTCGGGAGCGCGCAAGCTTCGGGCCGACCATGGGGCCGAGTTGTGCCTGCACGAGTTGGCACAGGTCGTCTATCCGTTTCGGCCACTCAAGGACGGAGAAGAGCTGGCGATGGGCCAGCTGCGTTTACGCGTGTTGTACACGCCGGGGCATCGCCAGGAGCTGATCTCGGTCCTGATCATTAACCCGCCCCGCAGCCCGGAGCCCTCGATGGTGCTGACGGGTGATTCGCTGCTTGTCGGTGACGTCGGCCGGCCCGACTTTGGGGGCGGTGATGCCGCTGTTCAGTATGACAGCGTGACTCGCTTGCTCCGGCTGCCTGACTGGGTGGCGGTTTTCCCCGGTCACTTTGAGGGACCATGTGGCAGAGGGATGTGTGGCCGACCCAACACCACCATCGGCTTTGAGCGGCTGTACAACCCATTGGCCCGCCTGGATCGCGGTGCCTTTGTTGCAACCCTCTTGGACACCGTACCCGCCCGGCCTCTGAACATGACTGCTATTGAGGCGACCAACCGGGGTGTTGCCGACGTGCCGTGGGCCATGTTAGCTACCAACCCTGCGGTCAACGAGATCAATATCGATGCATTGGAAACTCGTCCGCCAGAAGCGCTCGTGTTGGACGTGCGCGAACCACAGGAGTACCAACACGGACACGTGCCCGGCGCGATTAACATTCCCCAGGCAGACCTGGCCTCACGGCTGGACGAGGTGCCGCGGGACCGCCCCGTGATCACCATATGCCAAGGCGGGGTACGTTCACTCCGGGCTGCGCAGTTTCTGATCCAGGTGGGCATCGATCGGGTGGCGAGTGTCAAAGGTGGGACCGCAGCCTGGCGCAGGGCGAGCAAAGCGGTTGCCGTCGGCGACACCAGTGTGGAAGAGCCTCGTGTCACCGAAACGGAGTGGATGCACGCTGGCGCCCGCCCCAGCCACCCGACTTAG
- a CDS encoding patatin-like phospholipase family protein, which translates to MPRCDAVFEGGGVKGIGLVGAIAVTEEMGYEFVNLAGTSAGAIVAALVAAGYRASELQDIMKSLDYSEFKDEGLLDKIPFLGKVLSLGFEKGIYEGAYLENWVREKLAAKGKRTFRDLIIGEYKDNPRYRYKLQVIASDVSRGRLLVLPQDIKDYGMAPDDFEIAQAVRMSMSIPYFFEPVTLKGHETGEVCYIVDGGVLSNFPIRLFDDGSPDPPWPTFGYLLAEDPDVTGTTVSHKIIGPLTLFAALFSTMMEAHDRMYIKNGAFARTIMIPTLGVKTTEFDLSPERADELYRSGVNAAREFFQTWNFETYKATFRQRAERNRREAMYA; encoded by the coding sequence ATGCCGAGGTGTGATGCAGTGTTCGAGGGCGGCGGGGTGAAAGGGATCGGACTGGTCGGGGCTATCGCCGTGACCGAGGAAATGGGGTACGAGTTCGTCAACCTCGCCGGAACCTCTGCAGGGGCTATCGTCGCCGCCCTGGTAGCAGCGGGATACCGCGCCTCTGAGCTTCAGGACATCATGAAGAGTCTCGACTACTCTGAATTCAAAGATGAAGGGCTGTTGGACAAAATCCCTTTCTTGGGTAAGGTGCTCAGCCTCGGCTTCGAAAAAGGGATCTATGAAGGTGCGTATCTCGAGAACTGGGTTCGAGAAAAATTAGCGGCGAAGGGCAAGCGCACCTTTAGAGACCTCATTATAGGTGAGTACAAGGATAACCCTCGTTACCGTTACAAGCTCCAGGTGATCGCCAGTGACGTATCTCGAGGGCGCCTCCTCGTCCTGCCTCAAGACATCAAGGATTACGGGATGGCTCCGGATGATTTTGAGATCGCCCAGGCGGTTAGGATGAGTATGTCGATCCCATATTTCTTTGAACCCGTAACGCTCAAAGGCCACGAGACTGGGGAAGTGTGCTATATCGTCGACGGGGGAGTGCTGAGCAACTTTCCAATTCGACTTTTCGATGATGGCTCTCCTGACCCGCCGTGGCCTACCTTTGGGTACTTGCTCGCCGAAGATCCTGATGTCACGGGTACCACAGTAAGCCACAAGATCATCGGGCCACTCACCCTCTTTGCCGCCCTTTTTTCCACAATGATGGAGGCCCACGATAGGATGTATATTAAAAATGGGGCCTTCGCCAGAACGATCATGATCCCCACCTTGGGGGTCAAGACCACGGAATTTGACCTTTCGCCCGAGCGTGCGGATGAACTTTACCGGTCGGGAGTCAACGCGGCCAGAGAGTTCTTTCAGACATGGAATTTTGAAACGTATAAAGCAACGTTCAGGCAAAGGGCCGAAAGGAACCGTCGTGAGGCGATGTATGCTTAA
- a CDS encoding NUDIX hydrolase — translation MAGTVVTADVIIRYPDGGIILIKRGKEPFLGSWALPGGILEEGETVEQCAVREAKEETGVSVSLRKLVGVFSEPGRDPRGHYVTIVFLADPVEGSPQAASDAADLIITKGFRDLPLAFDHAKVLRAAFPEGA, via the coding sequence ATGGCTGGGACAGTTGTGACCGCTGACGTGATCATTCGGTATCCCGACGGCGGAATAATCTTAATCAAGCGGGGGAAAGAACCCTTTCTGGGATCCTGGGCTCTCCCAGGGGGAATTCTAGAGGAAGGAGAAACCGTAGAGCAATGTGCGGTGAGAGAGGCAAAGGAGGAAACAGGAGTCAGTGTCAGTCTCAGGAAACTGGTTGGAGTGTTTTCCGAGCCGGGACGGGATCCGCGCGGCCACTACGTTACAATAGTTTTCCTCGCCGACCCTGTGGAAGGTTCGCCACAGGCAGCCTCTGATGCCGCTGATCTGATCATCACGAAGGGTTTCCGTGACCTGCCGCTAGCATTTGACCACGCAAAGGTCCTTCGCGCCGCTTTTCCGGAAGGTGCCTAA
- a CDS encoding PilZ domain-containing protein — protein MLVDQVKDERRRHARLAVGSQLEGRITATRKRAHVVDISRSGALVEHLNIIPPHSISFVTFFFPGHEVRLKCRAVRSEAQRYEVWPSGERGWVYRTGIEFLEVPGASPRVIGEYISDGEIASLVSGDWIARDYETIP, from the coding sequence GTGCTAGTGGACCAGGTCAAGGATGAGAGGCGGCGTCATGCGCGATTGGCCGTAGGGAGCCAACTCGAGGGGCGGATTACCGCAACTCGTAAGAGGGCCCATGTCGTCGACATCAGCCGTAGCGGGGCCCTGGTCGAACACTTGAATATCATCCCACCACATAGCATCTCATTCGTGACGTTTTTTTTCCCCGGACACGAAGTGCGTCTCAAGTGCAGGGCGGTTCGTTCAGAGGCTCAGCGCTATGAGGTCTGGCCTAGCGGCGAGCGAGGCTGGGTCTATCGGACGGGGATAGAGTTCTTGGAGGTCCCGGGAGCATCGCCGCGGGTGATCGGGGAATACATTTCCGATGGAGAAATCGCCTCCCTAGTAAGTGGAGATTGGATCGCTAGGGACTACGAAACCATCCCTTAG
- a CDS encoding PilZ domain-containing protein translates to MAFTGRLEGLTVFDILQYLGLLKKSGKLTLTRMGSSGVFVFRNGEVVSAACDSVQNALGNILIKHEYLTEDALRIALELQHLSPKWKRLGTILVEQGFVAPSVLYQAIRNQIEQVLIELMTWDAGFFRFENMETTGEDSIVAGIDPEHLVHGELFQNVHKEDAWKEPLNQKEIEAELDRVFQWMNHANQRSHPRVPVRFTVEVEQAEMVHHGTCLNLSQGGMFIATECPPATGTEILLDFAPPILVRPVSTPARVAWVRGGERKTDTVTGMGVQFLNPEPYMAGVIGSVVDRLHQQASADSSRLLLPSR, encoded by the coding sequence TTGGCATTCACAGGACGGCTCGAAGGCCTGACCGTTTTCGATATCCTCCAGTACCTGGGACTACTTAAAAAGTCGGGGAAGCTGACGCTCACCCGCATGGGAAGTTCGGGAGTATTTGTTTTTCGGAATGGGGAAGTGGTCTCCGCTGCCTGTGACTCGGTCCAGAACGCCCTAGGCAACATCCTGATCAAGCATGAATACCTGACCGAAGACGCACTGAGGATTGCCCTCGAGTTGCAGCACCTCTCCCCTAAATGGAAGCGGCTCGGCACGATTCTGGTCGAGCAGGGATTCGTCGCCCCAAGCGTGCTCTACCAGGCGATCCGGAACCAGATCGAACAGGTGCTCATCGAATTAATGACTTGGGATGCAGGTTTTTTCCGGTTCGAGAACATGGAGACCACCGGAGAGGATTCCATCGTCGCGGGAATAGACCCCGAACACCTCGTCCACGGTGAACTTTTTCAGAATGTTCACAAGGAGGATGCATGGAAGGAACCTTTGAACCAGAAGGAGATTGAAGCAGAATTGGACCGGGTCTTTCAGTGGATGAATCACGCCAATCAGCGGTCCCATCCCCGAGTGCCGGTTCGGTTCACCGTCGAGGTCGAGCAAGCCGAGATGGTGCATCACGGGACATGCCTCAATCTCAGCCAGGGTGGGATGTTCATTGCGACCGAATGCCCGCCCGCGACGGGAACTGAGATCCTCCTTGACTTCGCGCCACCTATACTGGTCCGTCCGGTATCGACGCCGGCACGGGTAGCGTGGGTTCGCGGAGGGGAGCGTAAAACGGATACCGTTACCGGTATGGGGGTGCAGTTCCTCAATCCCGAGCCGTACATGGCTGGTGTGATCGGCAGCGTGGTTGATCGTCTTCACCAGCAGGCGTCCGCGGATTCCTCTCGATTGCTCCTCCCGTCTCGCTAG
- a CDS encoding OmpA family protein produces MVRHGSGPRIFLSLVIILFASGCASYEYIKHELGIRDRMIAQEAETRQQQVDGINTRLGEVGQQAAEANEKADEAMARILDVENKISHNSSYVVQGARVVYFDFGKADLKNAAIISLVEVGRLLQEDPGTLVELQGHTDSVGPAQYNLQLSRERAAAVVRYLVLKLGIGTHRISGVGFGEEIPAADNNSPAGQAQNRRVVVRVLAPATGAEPPMTHGP; encoded by the coding sequence ATGGTTCGGCATGGATCAGGCCCACGGATATTCCTATCATTGGTGATCATCCTGTTCGCTTCTGGCTGTGCGAGCTACGAGTACATCAAACACGAGCTGGGAATCCGAGATAGGATGATCGCTCAGGAGGCAGAGACACGCCAGCAGCAGGTGGACGGAATTAACACACGCCTCGGAGAGGTAGGACAGCAGGCGGCAGAGGCCAACGAAAAAGCGGATGAGGCCATGGCCAGAATCCTCGACGTCGAGAACAAGATCTCTCACAATTCGTCGTATGTAGTACAAGGGGCGCGCGTGGTCTACTTTGACTTCGGCAAGGCGGATCTCAAGAATGCCGCAATTATTTCTCTGGTCGAGGTAGGTCGCCTGCTCCAGGAGGATCCGGGTACGCTCGTGGAACTACAAGGACACACCGATTCGGTCGGTCCTGCCCAGTATAATCTCCAGCTCAGTCGGGAGCGGGCCGCGGCTGTTGTGCGGTACCTGGTGCTAAAACTCGGGATCGGAACCCATCGCATCTCTGGGGTCGGGTTTGGGGAAGAGATCCCGGCGGCTGACAATAACTCCCCCGCAGGGCAGGCCCAAAACCGTCGGGTTGTTGTGAGGGTCTTGGCGCCGGCGACGGGTGCCGAGCCGCCAATGACGCATGGACCATAG
- a CDS encoding DUF2914 domain-containing protein encodes MRRGFALIIGLLVTSFAHGEAAKQQIYQGEGVVQFVNAKEEILVVEHGQIEGFADAMTMSYQVRSLDLLKGLKQGHRIKFKIDGATEEIIEISRVERMAQTDQPRQEKSEVAKPAVQPDDPRVTRAALATEVIDREPAETFSPISAEIGRLYYFTEVAEAGPPREILHVWTWQDRNVSEISLKVQGRRYRTWSYKTIPQTWTGEWRVEARTPEGAVLSSKSFRVEATE; translated from the coding sequence ATGCGACGGGGCTTCGCGCTAATAATCGGCCTGCTCGTCACTTCCTTTGCCCACGGGGAAGCGGCCAAGCAACAGATCTACCAGGGTGAAGGGGTCGTCCAATTCGTAAATGCGAAGGAAGAGATCCTTGTGGTGGAGCATGGACAGATCGAGGGGTTCGCCGACGCCATGACCATGAGCTACCAGGTTAGGTCCTTAGATCTCCTCAAGGGGCTCAAGCAGGGGCACAGAATCAAGTTCAAGATCGATGGGGCCACGGAGGAGATCATCGAGATCAGCCGAGTGGAACGCATGGCCCAAACCGATCAGCCGAGACAAGAGAAATCCGAAGTCGCCAAGCCGGCCGTGCAGCCGGACGATCCCCGGGTGACCCGGGCTGCCCTCGCCACGGAGGTCATCGACCGAGAACCCGCAGAAACGTTTTCCCCGATTTCCGCTGAGATCGGCCGGCTTTACTACTTCACCGAGGTCGCCGAGGCGGGTCCCCCGAGGGAAATCCTCCACGTCTGGACGTGGCAAGACCGCAATGTCAGTGAAATCTCGCTCAAGGTCCAGGGGCGGCGCTACCGGACCTGGAGCTATAAGACCATTCCCCAGACCTGGACCGGCGAGTGGCGGGTCGAGGCCCGCACGCCAGAGGGCGCGGTCCTCTCCTCTAAGAGCTTCCGGGTCGAAGCTACCGAGTGA